A DNA window from Microcystis aeruginosa NIES-843 contains the following coding sequences:
- a CDS encoding tetratricopeptide repeat protein: MGKSTVNFVGREDELTLIHQKLQTEQGVIVCAVEGLGGIGKTALALEYAKRYQQEYAAQYWLSLRLSGLAEEIVKLAAPYLSLPEILKKESLEKQVYWYWQNWLPQQGKLLLILDDVPNIDRIPDRMLPKDSRIKILVTTRERCLSTEFESIALDVLPLDKCVELLTKIVGTAKVEQEKALVEQICHEILGRLTLAVELVGEYLAKNRHLKFSHLRDKLNLAHTALTKERNHRDYGHLGVAAAIKISWDDLSSAVQKVAILLSLFAPVAIAWTLLEDTAKSTEITESELEEARGQLDNSHLMQPVDEDYSFYRIHPLVREFFQQQLQEIPKINSLYRCAFVETLLTIAENIPQTPTREIIAAVTPAIPHLQLVSQTMLDDIPNLEDNLIQVFLGVALFYKGQGEYDLAAVPLTKCCEEIQSRLGENNLYFASSLNNLALLYKPQGRYAEAEPLYKRSLSLIKQLLGENHPSVATSVNNLALLYQCQGRYTEAESLYKHSLSLREQLLGENHLDVAQSLNNLVVLYEYQGRYAEAEPLCKRCLSLIEQLLGENNLYFATILNNLAELYRFQGRYAEAEPLSKRCLSLKEQLLGENHPDVAQSLNNLAFLYQCQGKYAEAELLYKRSLSLREQRLGENHPSVAKSLNNLAVLYESQGRYAEAEPLYVRAIAIYQERLGENHPHTQKVRQNFMILLSRLSDEELQQRFPDEIVNLLKSIR, translated from the coding sequence GTGGGCAAAAGTACGGTTAATTTTGTCGGGAGGGAAGATGAGTTAACCTTAATTCATCAGAAATTGCAAACAGAACAAGGGGTGATTGTTTGCGCGGTGGAAGGGTTAGGGGGAATAGGAAAAACCGCTTTAGCTTTGGAATATGCGAAACGATACCAACAGGAATACGCGGCACAATATTGGTTATCCTTGCGACTATCGGGTTTAGCAGAAGAAATAGTTAAATTAGCCGCTCCCTATCTATCTTTACCAGAAATATTGAAAAAAGAATCTTTAGAAAAACAAGTGTACTGGTATTGGCAAAATTGGCTACCTCAGCAGGGAAAATTATTATTAATTCTCGATGATGTCCCCAATATCGACAGAATTCCCGATCGAATGTTACCAAAAGATTCTAGGATTAAGATATTAGTCACCACTAGGGAAAGGTGTCTTAGTACGGAATTTGAGTCTATAGCTTTAGATGTTTTACCCTTAGATAAATGTGTGGAATTATTAACCAAAATTGTTGGTACTGCTAAAGTTGAGCAAGAAAAAGCTTTAGTAGAACAGATCTGTCACGAAATTTTAGGACGCTTAACCTTAGCAGTGGAGTTAGTGGGGGAATATTTAGCGAAAAATCGTCATTTAAAGTTTAGCCATTTACGCGATAAATTAAATTTAGCTCATACTGCTTTAACCAAGGAAAGAAACCACAGAGATTATGGACATTTAGGGGTAGCAGCCGCAATTAAAATCAGTTGGGATGATTTAAGTTCTGCTGTTCAAAAAGTGGCAATACTGTTGAGTTTATTCGCACCAGTGGCTATTGCTTGGACGTTGCTAGAAGATACGGCAAAATCCACGGAAATTACCGAAAGCGAACTAGAAGAAGCGCGGGGACAATTGGATAATTCTCATCTGATGCAACCCGTGGATGAGGACTATTCTTTTTATCGGATTCATCCCCTCGTGAGAGAATTTTTTCAACAGCAATTACAGGAAATTCCTAAGATAAATTCTCTTTATCGATGCGCTTTTGTGGAAACTTTGTTAACCATTGCCGAAAATATCCCGCAAACCCCCACAAGGGAGATTATTGCAGCAGTAACTCCCGCAATTCCCCATCTGCAACTTGTCAGTCAAACCATGTTAGATGATATTCCCAACCTGGAAGATAATTTAATTCAGGTGTTTCTTGGGGTAGCTTTGTTTTATAAGGGACAGGGAGAATATGATTTAGCAGCAGTTCCCTTAACAAAATGTTGTGAAGAAATCCAATCTCGCTTAGGAGAAAACAATCTCTATTTTGCTAGCAGTCTCAATAATTTAGCACTATTATACAAACCCCAAGGCAGATACGCAGAAGCGGAACCCTTGTATAAGCGCTCCCTTTCTCTGATAAAACAGCTATTAGGAGAAAACCATCCTAGTGTTGCTACCAGTGTCAATAATTTAGCACTCTTATATCAATGCCAAGGCAGATACACAGAAGCAGAATCGTTGTATAAGCACTCCCTTTCTCTAAGGGAACAACTATTAGGAGAAAACCATCTCGATGTTGCACAAAGTCTCAATAATTTAGTAGTGCTATACGAATACCAAGGCAGATACGCAGAAGCGGAACCCTTATGTAAGAGATGCCTTTCTCTGATAGAACAGCTATTAGGAGAAAACAATCTCTATTTTGCTACCATTCTCAATAATTTAGCGGAATTATACCGCTTCCAAGGCAGATACGCAGAAGCGGAACCCTTGTCTAAGAGATGCCTTTCTCTGAAAGAACAGCTATTAGGAGAAAACCATCCCGATGTTGCACAAAGTCTCAATAATTTAGCTTTTTTGTACCAATGCCAAGGCAAATACGCAGAAGCGGAACTGTTGTATAAGCGCTCCCTTTCTCTGCGGGAACAGCGATTAGGAGAAAACCATCCTAGTGTTGCTAAAAGTCTCAATAATTTAGCGGTATTATACGAATCCCAAGGCAGATACGCAGAAGCGGAACCGTTGTATGTGAGAGCTATTGCTATTTATCAAGAAAGATTAGGAGAAAATCATCCCCATACCCAAAAAGTAAGGCAAAATTTTATGATTCTGTTGTCGCGATTATCCGATGAAGAATTACAGCAAAGATTCCCCGATGAGATAGTTAATCTCTTAAAAAGTATCAGGTAG
- the rpmE gene encoding 50S ribosomal protein L31, with amino-acid sequence MPKKIHPTWYPEAKVICNGELVMTVGSTKPEIHVEVWSGNHPFYTGTQKMIDTEGRVDRFLRKYKMGDKSSKKADQK; translated from the coding sequence ATGCCGAAAAAAATTCATCCTACTTGGTATCCGGAAGCTAAGGTGATCTGTAATGGTGAACTGGTGATGACGGTGGGTTCGACAAAACCAGAAATTCATGTGGAGGTTTGGTCGGGTAATCATCCTTTTTATACGGGAACCCAGAAGATGATCGATACGGAGGGCCGGGTCGATCGCTTCTTGCGTAAGTACAAAATGGGCGATAAGTCAAGCAAAAAGGCCGATCAGAAATAA
- the rpsI gene encoding 30S ribosomal protein S9, with translation MQATDSKNKVVYWGTGRRKSAVAAVRLVPGTGAITVNGRDGETHFNRIPTYIQTIKAPLETLGLENEYDIIVKAEGGGLTGQADAVKLGVARALCQLAPENRPPLKSEGYLTRDPRAKERKKYGLHKARKAPQYSKR, from the coding sequence ATGCAAGCCACGGACAGTAAAAATAAGGTAGTTTATTGGGGAACGGGACGACGCAAATCGGCGGTCGCTGCCGTGCGTCTCGTGCCGGGGACGGGGGCAATTACCGTTAACGGTCGCGATGGAGAAACCCATTTTAACCGCATTCCCACCTATATCCAGACGATCAAGGCTCCTCTGGAGACTTTGGGACTGGAAAACGAGTATGATATCATCGTTAAGGCCGAGGGCGGTGGTTTGACCGGCCAAGCGGACGCGGTGAAATTGGGTGTCGCTAGAGCTTTATGTCAATTAGCGCCGGAAAATCGTCCTCCCCTCAAGAGTGAAGGTTATCTGACTCGGGATCCCCGGGCGAAGGAACGGAAAAAATACGGTCTTCACAAAGCGCGCAAAGCGCCTCAATACTCGAAACGTTAG
- the rplM gene encoding 50S ribosomal protein L13 — MNKTPLPNLETLEQKWYVIDAADQRLGRLATEIAMILRGKNKATFTPHLDTGDFVIVINAEKVTVTGKKRQQKVYRRDSGRPGGMKVESFDKLQKRIPERIIEHAVKGMLPKNSLGRKLFTKLKVYAGAEHPHQAQQPEVLAINTIPAGGN; from the coding sequence ATGAACAAAACACCTCTACCAAATTTAGAGACTCTAGAGCAGAAATGGTACGTCATTGATGCGGCCGATCAGCGTCTAGGTCGTCTGGCCACCGAGATCGCTATGATTCTACGGGGCAAAAATAAAGCCACTTTCACCCCCCATCTGGATACGGGGGATTTTGTCATTGTTATTAACGCTGAAAAAGTGACGGTGACGGGCAAAAAACGCCAACAGAAAGTTTATCGCCGCGACTCCGGCAGACCGGGTGGTATGAAGGTAGAAAGCTTCGATAAACTGCAAAAACGCATTCCCGAACGGATTATCGAACACGCTGTTAAGGGAATGCTCCCGAAAAATAGCTTAGGTCGGAAATTGTTCACGAAACTGAAAGTTTATGCCGGTGCGGAACATCCCCATCAGGCACAACAACCGGAAGTTTTAGCGATTAATACGATTCCCGCAGGAGGAAATTAA
- the truA gene encoding tRNA pseudouridine(38-40) synthase TruA, producing the protein MTACHQSRIALVIQYVGTNFHGWQRQPDHRSVQEEIEKALADILGHDVTLHGAGRTDSGVHAAAQVAHFEQQSPIPPSHWAKVLNARLDDDIVIRASGRVPDRWHARFSALWRRYRYTLYTDPIPNLFVSPFSWHYYHRPLDADVMARALKPLLGKHHLAAFHRANSSRDHSWVEVQGVECYRQGPFVQMEIQANGFLYGMVRLLVGMLVEVGTGERSLENFTDIWVNQRRELVKYAAPAKGLCLLRVGYADFPFADSVWFETQPLYYFRAEGIGE; encoded by the coding sequence ATGACAGCTTGCCACCAGTCGCGGATCGCCCTAGTTATCCAGTATGTGGGAACTAATTTCCACGGCTGGCAACGGCAACCCGATCACAGGAGCGTGCAGGAAGAAATCGAGAAGGCTCTGGCCGATATTCTCGGTCATGACGTCACTCTGCACGGGGCCGGACGTACCGATAGCGGTGTTCACGCCGCCGCCCAAGTTGCCCATTTCGAGCAGCAGAGTCCGATCCCACCTTCCCATTGGGCCAAGGTTCTCAATGCTCGGCTAGATGACGATATCGTCATCCGGGCCTCGGGCCGGGTTCCCGATCGCTGGCACGCCCGTTTCTCGGCCCTCTGGCGACGTTATCGTTACACCCTCTATACCGACCCCATCCCCAATCTCTTTGTTAGCCCCTTTAGTTGGCACTACTACCATCGTCCCCTCGATGCCGATGTGATGGCCAGGGCCTTAAAGCCTCTATTGGGTAAGCACCATCTGGCCGCCTTTCACCGTGCTAACTCTAGTCGTGACCATTCCTGGGTAGAAGTACAAGGGGTGGAATGCTACCGTCAAGGGCCGTTTGTACAGATGGAAATTCAAGCCAATGGCTTTTTGTACGGGATGGTGCGCCTATTGGTGGGAATGTTGGTGGAGGTGGGAACTGGTGAGCGATCGCTAGAAAACTTTACCGACATCTGGGTCAATCAGCGCCGAGAATTGGTCAAATACGCCGCACCAGCTAAAGGACTATGTTTACTGCGGGTGGGTTACGCCGATTTTCCCTTTGCCGATAGCGTCTGGTTCGAGACTCAGCCTCTTTATTATTTCCGAGCAGAGGGGATAGGGGAATAG
- the rplQ gene encoding 50S ribosomal protein L17 gives MRHRCKVPQLGLPADQRKALLRSLATQLILHGQITTTLAKAKAVRAEVDHIITLAKDGSLSARRQAMGYIYDKQLVHALFEGAQARYGNRNGGYTRVVRTLRRRGDNAPMAIIELM, from the coding sequence ATGAGACATCGATGTAAAGTGCCTCAATTGGGTCTGCCGGCTGACCAAAGAAAGGCACTGCTGCGCAGCTTGGCCACCCAGCTAATTCTACATGGTCAGATCACCACCACCCTAGCGAAAGCGAAAGCGGTGCGAGCAGAGGTAGACCACATTATCACCCTAGCTAAAGACGGTTCCCTGAGCGCCCGTCGCCAAGCTATGGGCTACATCTACGATAAACAACTGGTTCATGCCCTCTTTGAAGGAGCCCAGGCCCGTTATGGCAACCGTAACGGCGGTTATACCAGGGTAGTGCGTACCCTGCGCCGTCGCGGGGACAATGCCCCCATGGCGATTATCGAACTGATGTAA
- a CDS encoding DNA-directed RNA polymerase subunit alpha: MAQFQIECVEAKTYKNQSQYSKFVLEPLERGQGTTVGNALRRILISNLEGAAVTALRIAGVNHEFATVQGVREDVMELMLNMKEIILKSYTNQTQIGRLVATGPATVVAAQFDLPSEVEIVDRNQYVATLAEGAKLEMEFRVEKGKGYRAIDRSKDEATSLDFLQIDSIFMPVTKVNYSVEDIRSESGQARDRLLLEIWTNGSINPKEALSQAADMLVNLFNPLKDLNALESSSNFDDQEINQENQIPIEELQLSVRAYNCLKRAQINTVADLLDYSQEDLLEIKNFGQKSAEEVIEALQKRLGITLPQEKSK; this comes from the coding sequence GTGGCGCAATTTCAAATCGAGTGTGTAGAAGCAAAAACTTACAAGAATCAGAGTCAGTACAGTAAATTTGTACTAGAGCCTCTGGAAAGAGGCCAGGGTACGACCGTAGGTAATGCCCTGAGACGGATTCTCATTTCCAATCTGGAAGGGGCGGCCGTGACGGCCCTGCGGATCGCGGGAGTCAATCACGAATTTGCCACCGTCCAGGGAGTACGCGAGGACGTGATGGAACTCATGCTCAACATGAAAGAAATCATCCTGAAAAGCTACACCAATCAAACCCAGATCGGGCGTTTAGTGGCAACTGGACCGGCGACGGTAGTGGCGGCACAATTCGATTTACCCTCAGAAGTCGAGATAGTCGATCGCAATCAGTACGTCGCTACCCTAGCCGAAGGGGCCAAGCTAGAGATGGAATTTCGCGTGGAAAAAGGCAAAGGCTATCGGGCGATCGATCGCAGTAAAGACGAAGCCACTTCGCTAGACTTTCTGCAAATCGACTCGATTTTTATGCCCGTAACCAAAGTCAACTACAGCGTCGAAGATATCCGTTCCGAAAGCGGTCAAGCTAGAGATCGTCTGCTCTTAGAAATTTGGACAAACGGGAGCATTAACCCCAAAGAAGCCCTTTCCCAAGCGGCCGATATGCTAGTTAATCTCTTTAACCCGCTCAAGGATCTCAACGCCCTCGAATCCTCCAGTAACTTTGACGACCAAGAGATCAACCAAGAAAACCAAATTCCGATCGAGGAACTACAATTATCCGTGCGCGCCTACAATTGCCTGAAGCGAGCGCAGATCAACACCGTAGCCGACCTCCTCGATTACAGCCAAGAAGATCTCTTAGAAATCAAAAACTTTGGGCAGAAATCGGCGGAAGAAGTCATTGAAGCCCTACAAAAACGGTTAGGCATCACCCTACCCCAAGAAAAAAGCAAGTAA
- the rpsK gene encoding 30S ribosomal protein S11 encodes MARPTKKTGPKKQKKNIPTGVAHIQSTFNNTIVTIADTKGDVISWASAGSSGFKGAKKGTPFAAQTAADNAARRAIEQGMRQLEVMVSGPGAGRETAIRALQGAGLEITLIRDVTPIPHNGCRPPKRRRV; translated from the coding sequence ATGGCGCGACCAACCAAAAAAACCGGACCCAAAAAACAGAAGAAAAATATTCCTACCGGAGTCGCTCACATTCAATCGACCTTCAACAATACCATTGTCACGATCGCCGATACCAAAGGCGATGTGATCTCTTGGGCATCGGCGGGATCGAGTGGTTTTAAAGGAGCCAAAAAAGGAACCCCCTTCGCCGCCCAAACCGCCGCCGATAACGCCGCCCGCCGAGCGATCGAACAGGGAATGCGTCAACTAGAGGTGATGGTTAGCGGCCCTGGGGCAGGACGGGAAACCGCAATCCGGGCCCTGCAAGGAGCAGGATTAGAAATCACCCTGATCCGGGACGTGACCCCCATCCCCCACAATGGCTGTCGTCCTCCCAAACGCCGGAGAGTGTAA
- the rpsM gene encoding 30S ribosomal protein S13 — translation MARIAGVDLPRDKRVEIALTYLYGVGLSRSQEVLSATGVNPDTRVKDLSDEDVAALRTYIETNYQIEGDLRRWEAMNIKRLADIGTYRGRRHRLGLPVRGQRTRTNARTRRGRRVTVAGKKKAPSKK, via the coding sequence GTGGCAAGGATAGCTGGTGTAGACCTACCTCGCGATAAGCGTGTGGAAATCGCCCTGACCTACCTCTACGGAGTGGGTCTATCGCGTTCCCAAGAAGTCTTATCTGCGACGGGTGTTAACCCTGACACTCGGGTCAAGGATCTCAGCGATGAAGACGTGGCGGCGCTACGGACTTATATCGAAACAAATTATCAAATCGAGGGGGATTTGAGACGCTGGGAGGCGATGAACATCAAACGCCTCGCCGATATCGGCACCTATCGAGGTCGTCGGCATCGGCTAGGATTACCCGTGCGCGGGCAACGGACGCGAACCAATGCGCGGACCCGTCGCGGTCGTCGGGTGACAGTGGCAGGGAAGAAAAAAGCCCCCTCCAAGAAATAA
- the rpmJ gene encoding 50S ribosomal protein L36 translates to MKVRASVKKMCEKCRVIRRRGRVMVICSNPKHKQRQG, encoded by the coding sequence ATGAAAGTTAGAGCGTCTGTCAAAAAAATGTGCGAAAAGTGCCGCGTCATCCGTCGGCGCGGTCGAGTCATGGTAATTTGTTCTAACCCCAAACACAAGCAGAGACAAGGTTAA
- the infA gene encoding translation initiation factor IF-1, with amino-acid sequence MSKQDLIEMEGTVTESLPNAMFRVDLDNGFNVLAHISGKIRRNYIKILPGDRVKVELTPYDLTKGRITYRLKNQKK; translated from the coding sequence TTGTCTAAACAAGATCTCATCGAAATGGAAGGAACCGTCACCGAATCCTTGCCCAACGCCATGTTTAGGGTGGATTTAGATAACGGTTTCAACGTCTTGGCCCATATATCTGGCAAAATCCGCCGTAATTATATCAAAATCCTCCCCGGCGATCGAGTCAAAGTGGAACTGACCCCCTACGACCTAACCAAAGGCAGAATTACCTATCGCCTGAAAAATCAAAAAAAATAG
- a CDS encoding YciI family protein has product MPWFVKIEKGIVDKTTFDRYVSAHKDYVRDLISQGRAAKTGYWAERGGGMLLFQADSLEEAQAIIARDPLIENGCVEYELHEWRIVVE; this is encoded by the coding sequence ATGCCCTGGTTTGTCAAGATAGAAAAAGGCATTGTTGATAAAACTACCTTCGATCGCTATGTCAGCGCCCATAAGGACTATGTGCGTGATTTAATTAGCCAAGGACGAGCAGCAAAAACTGGTTATTGGGCAGAAAGGGGCGGCGGAATGTTATTATTTCAGGCCGATTCTCTTGAGGAGGCTCAAGCAATTATAGCTCGCGATCCTTTAATCGAGAATGGTTGTGTGGAATACGAACTCCATGAATGGCGAATTGTCGTCGAGTAA
- a CDS encoding 2'-5' RNA ligase family protein, with product MNQPQGSLFFIALLPPPEVQEIATKIKVEFAEIYNSRAALKSPPHVTLQPPFRWNLEQLPDLERCLEEFARWHAPIPLILQNFAAFKPRVIYINVQKTPELLTLQKRLLQQLESSLNIIDNASKSRAFAPHLTVGFRDLTKDNFWKAWSKYANQELFFEVMIDQITLLIHNGKHWEIYRQFSL from the coding sequence ATGAATCAACCCCAGGGATCTCTATTTTTTATTGCGCTTTTGCCGCCGCCAGAAGTACAGGAAATTGCCACAAAAATCAAGGTAGAGTTTGCAGAAATTTACAATAGTCGCGCCGCCCTGAAATCGCCTCCCCACGTCACTCTCCAACCCCCTTTCCGGTGGAATTTAGAACAATTACCCGATTTAGAAAGATGTTTAGAGGAATTTGCCCGCTGGCACGCTCCTATTCCCCTAATTCTCCAGAATTTTGCCGCCTTTAAACCGCGAGTCATTTATATTAATGTCCAGAAAACCCCAGAATTATTAACCCTACAAAAACGGCTTTTACAGCAGCTAGAATCTTCCTTGAATATCATTGATAATGCCTCAAAAAGCCGAGCTTTTGCGCCCCATTTAACCGTTGGCTTCCGAGATTTAACTAAAGATAATTTCTGGAAAGCTTGGTCAAAATATGCTAATCAAGAGCTATTTTTTGAGGTGATGATCGATCAAATTACCCTCCTAATCCATAACGGTAAGCACTGGGAAATTTATCGGCAATTTTCTCTATAA
- the glcD gene encoding glycolate oxidase subunit GlcD translates to MLLKNPPKISPNLIKQLEAILGKDGVIRRKDELLTYECDGITGYRQRPALVVLPRSTAEIAAVVKLCHDNEIAWVARGAGTGLSGGALPLEEGILIVTARMNQILRVDLDNQRVVVQPGVINNWVTQAVSGAGFYYAPDPSSQIICSIGGNVAENSGGVHCLKYGVTTNHVMGLKIVLPDGSIIDVGGAVPEQPGYDLTGLFVGSEGTLGIATEITLRILKTPESICVLLADFTSIEAAGQAVADIIKSGMIPAGMEIMDNLSINAVEDVVATGCYPRDAESVLLVELDGLGVEVTRNKHRVAEICRQNGARNITTANDAETRLKLWKGRKAAFAAAGKISPNYFVQDGVIPRTQLVYVLQEIKALSEKYGYKIANVFHAGDGNLHPLILYDNKVEGAWEEVEELGGEILKLCVRVGGSLSGEHGIGIDKNCYMPAMFNEIDLETMGYVRDCFNPKGLANPGKLFPTPRSCGEAANAKIQGFAGVDVF, encoded by the coding sequence ATGTTACTCAAAAATCCCCCGAAAATCTCCCCCAATCTGATCAAACAGTTAGAAGCGATCCTTGGCAAAGATGGAGTCATCCGTCGCAAAGATGAATTATTAACCTACGAGTGCGATGGTATCACAGGATACAGACAAAGACCCGCTCTTGTGGTACTGCCTCGCAGCACCGCAGAAATTGCGGCGGTGGTGAAACTCTGTCACGATAACGAGATTGCCTGGGTAGCGAGGGGTGCAGGAACGGGCTTATCGGGAGGGGCGTTACCCTTAGAAGAGGGGATTCTCATCGTCACGGCGCGGATGAATCAGATTCTCAGGGTTGATTTAGATAATCAAAGGGTGGTGGTACAGCCCGGGGTGATTAATAATTGGGTGACGCAAGCAGTAAGCGGGGCGGGATTTTATTATGCACCGGATCCCTCTAGTCAAATTATCTGCTCGATCGGCGGTAATGTGGCGGAAAATTCCGGCGGGGTTCACTGTTTAAAATACGGCGTGACTACCAATCACGTTATGGGCTTAAAAATCGTCCTTCCCGACGGTTCAATTATCGATGTGGGGGGTGCGGTACCGGAACAACCGGGCTATGATTTAACCGGTTTATTTGTGGGTTCCGAGGGAACTTTAGGCATCGCCACGGAAATCACCCTAAGAATCCTGAAAACTCCGGAATCTATCTGTGTTTTACTGGCCGATTTTACCAGTATCGAGGCGGCGGGCCAAGCGGTGGCGGATATTATTAAATCGGGAATGATTCCGGCGGGGATGGAGATTATGGATAATCTCAGTATCAACGCCGTGGAAGATGTGGTGGCTACCGGCTGTTATCCCCGGGATGCCGAGTCAGTTTTGTTAGTGGAATTGGATGGTTTAGGGGTAGAAGTAACCAGGAATAAACATCGGGTTGCCGAGATTTGCCGTCAAAATGGGGCGAGAAATATCACCACGGCTAATGATGCCGAAACCCGCTTGAAACTCTGGAAGGGCAGAAAAGCGGCTTTTGCGGCGGCGGGGAAAATTAGCCCTAATTATTTTGTGCAAGATGGGGTGATTCCCCGCACTCAATTGGTCTATGTTCTTCAGGAAATTAAGGCTTTAAGTGAAAAATACGGCTATAAAATCGCCAATGTTTTCCACGCCGGTGATGGTAATTTACACCCGTTGATTCTCTACGATAATAAGGTGGAGGGGGCCTGGGAAGAAGTGGAAGAATTAGGCGGTGAAATTCTCAAGCTTTGTGTGCGGGTTGGCGGCAGTTTATCGGGGGAACACGGTATCGGCATCGATAAAAATTGTTATATGCCCGCCATGTTCAACGAGATTGACTTAGAAACTATGGGCTATGTGCGGGACTGTTTTAATCCCAAAGGTTTAGCTAACCCGGGGAAATTATTCCCCACCCCGCGCAGCTGTGGGGAAGCCGCTAATGCCAAAATACAAGGGTTTGCGGGGGTGGATGTGTTTTAG
- a CDS encoding IS4 family transposase: MEKWAAQELQYADLGDTRRKKRLISIVENLASQPSTSVPQASGNLAAASATYDFWNSPYFHPSDIIAAQAKSTVERIKEHPIVLAVQDTTSLDFTTQKAKKGMGYLDYKKSFGLKVHTTLGVSPVGIPLGLINQYVWAREEKNLGIAKQRKKRETQEKESQRWLDSLSETQQQIPEDIQVVTIGDCEADIFDLFAQSRSPNSHLLIRGTHNRKVNYLEDKQRSGHSEPKYLHQSIREIKACGTLDVQVKRNPNHEARLAKLTVRFASFEIQVPSHHSKATPRQPVKLQVILAEEENPHSGVNPISWLLLTSLDISSFESAITCVRWYSYRWLIERYHFVLKSGCGLEKLQLETGRRIEMALATYSIVAWRLLWLTYQARLHGEESCESFLEEHEWQSLCATIHKKSPPPEKPPSFREAVRMIASLGGFLGRKGDGEPGVKTIWLGLRRLHDISQTWKLSHQISPPIEPP; the protein is encoded by the coding sequence ATGGAGAAATGGGCAGCCCAAGAATTACAGTATGCAGACCTAGGGGACACCAGAAGAAAGAAAAGGTTAATCAGTATCGTGGAAAACTTGGCCAGTCAACCTAGTACAAGTGTGCCACAAGCTTCAGGAAATCTAGCCGCAGCGAGTGCCACCTACGACTTTTGGAATTCCCCCTATTTTCACCCCTCAGATATAATTGCCGCCCAGGCCAAAAGTACAGTAGAAAGAATCAAAGAACATCCAATAGTTTTGGCAGTGCAAGACACAACAAGTTTAGACTTTACGACGCAAAAAGCCAAAAAAGGCATGGGTTATCTAGATTATAAAAAATCCTTTGGTCTCAAAGTTCATACCACCTTAGGAGTGTCCCCAGTCGGAATACCTTTAGGACTGATTAATCAATATGTCTGGGCAAGAGAAGAAAAGAATTTAGGGATTGCCAAGCAACGCAAAAAAAGAGAAACCCAAGAAAAAGAAAGTCAAAGATGGTTAGATTCTTTGTCAGAAACACAACAACAGATACCCGAAGATATTCAAGTAGTAACAATCGGAGATTGTGAGGCAGACATATTTGATTTATTTGCCCAATCAAGAAGTCCTAACTCTCATTTATTAATTCGAGGAACTCATAACCGAAAAGTTAACTATCTCGAAGACAAGCAAAGGTCAGGGCATTCAGAGCCTAAATATTTACATCAATCCATCAGAGAAATAAAAGCCTGTGGGACCTTAGATGTGCAAGTAAAACGCAATCCTAATCACGAGGCTAGACTAGCTAAACTAACAGTTAGATTTGCCAGTTTTGAAATACAAGTACCTAGCCATCACTCCAAGGCGACCCCTCGTCAACCGGTCAAATTACAGGTAATTTTAGCTGAAGAAGAAAATCCGCATAGCGGAGTTAATCCTATCAGTTGGCTGCTCTTAACTAGCCTAGACATTAGTAGCTTTGAATCAGCGATAACCTGTGTGCGCTGGTATAGTTATCGCTGGTTAATAGAACGCTATCATTTTGTTTTAAAAAGTGGTTGTGGATTAGAAAAACTGCAATTAGAAACGGGTAGGAGAATTGAGATGGCCTTAGCTACCTATTCAATTGTAGCTTGGAGATTACTTTGGTTAACCTATCAAGCACGCTTACACGGAGAGGAGAGTTGTGAAAGTTTTTTGGAAGAACATGAATGGCAATCTTTGTGTGCCACTATTCATAAAAAGAGTCCGCCACCTGAAAAGCCGCCCTCCTTTCGAGAAGCGGTCAGAATGATTGCTTCTCTTGGGGGGTTTTTAGGTAGAAAAGGTGACGGTGAACCTGGTGTTAAAACTATTTGGTTGGGACTGCGAAGGTTACATGATATCAGCCAGACTTGGAAACTATCTCATCAAATTAGTCCCCCTATAGAACCCCCTTGA